A portion of the Thunnus albacares chromosome 23, fThuAlb1.1, whole genome shotgun sequence genome contains these proteins:
- the cdk17 gene encoding cyclin-dependent kinase 17 isoform X1 yields the protein MEKMKRIKKRLSLTLRSSQTIDESLSELAEQMTIEDGGTKDNEPFMRNGRPPTSHSMHSFLHQYTGSFKKPPLRRPHSVIGGTLGSFMAMPRNGSRLDIVHENLKMGSDGESDQASGTSSDEVQSPTGVCLRNRVHRRISMEDLNKRLSLPADIRIPDGYLEKLQLSSPPFDQPLSRRSRRASLSEIGFGKLETYIKLDKLGEGTYATVFKGRSKLTDNLVALKEIRLEHEEGAPCTAIREVSLLKDLKHANIVTLHDIVHTDKSLTLVFEYLDKDLKQYMDDCGNIMSMHNVKVFLFQILRGLSYCHKRKVLHRDLKPQNLLINERGELKLADFGLARAKSVPTKTYSNEVVTLWYRPPDVLLGSSEYSTQIDMWGVGCIFYEMAAGRPLFPGSTVEDELHLIFRLLGTPTEENWPGISSIEEFKSYNFPKYKPQPFINHAPRLDGEGIELLLSFLRYESKKRISAEEAMKQSYFRQLGMRVHTLPESVSIFTLKEVQLQRDPGYRNSSYPESGNGKINRRQSMLF from the exons ATGGAAAAGATGAAGAGGATTAAGAAGCGTCTGTCGTTAACACTCCGCTCAAGTCAGACCATCGATGAGTCTCTGTCCGAACTGGCCGAGCAGATGACTATCGAGGACGGCGGCACCAAGGACAATG AGCCCTTCATGAGGAACGGCCGCCCGCCCACCTCCCACAGCATGCACTCCTTCCTGCACCAGTACACCGGCTCCTTCAAGAAGCCCCCTCTCCGCCGGCCGCACAGCGTCATCGGTGGCACCCTGGGGTCCTTCATGGCAATGCCGCGCAACGGCAGTCGTCTGG ACATCGTGCATGAGAACCTGAAGATGGGTTCAGACGGGGAGAGCGACCAGGCGTCAGGAACGTCTTCGGACGAGGTTCAGTCTCCAACCGGCGTCTGTCTGAGGAACCGAGTCCACCGGCGAATCTCCATGGAG gacCTCAACAAGCGCTTATCGCTGCCCGCCGACATCCGAATTCCCGACGGCTACCTGGAGaagctgcagctcagcagccCGCCCTTCGACCAGCCGCTCAGCCGCCGCTCCCGCCGAGCCTCActg tCGGAGATCGGTTTCGGGAAGTTGGAGACATACATAAAGCTCGACAAGCTGGGAGAG GGAACCTACGCCACAGTATTTAAAGGACGCAGTAAGCTGACGGACAACCTGGTGGCGTTGAAGGAGATCCGGCTGGAGCACGAAGAGGGAGCGCCGTGCACCGCCATCAGAGAAG tGTCGTTACTGAAGGACCTCAAACACGCCAACATCGTGACGTTACACGACATCGTCCACACCGACAAGAGCCTCACGCTTGTGTTTGAATACCTG GATAAGGATCTGAAGCAGTACATGGATGACTGTGGAAACATCATGAGCATGCACAATGTGAAG GTCTTCCTGTTCCAGATTTTGCGAGGGCTGTCGTATTGTCACAAGAGGAAAGTTCTCCACAGGGACCTGAAGCCCCAGAACCTCCTCATCAATGAGAGAGGAGAGCTCAAACTGGCTGATTTTG GTCTCGCGAGAGCCAAGTCTGTCCCGACTAAAACCTATTCAAACGAGGTGGTGACTCTGTGGTACCGGCCTCCTGATGTTCTTCTGGGTTCTTCAGAGTATTCAACACAAATCGACATGTG gggCGTTGGCTGTATATTCTATGAGATGGCTGCAGGTCGGCCGCTGTTCCCCGGCTCCACAGTGGAGGACGAGCTCCACCTCATCTTCAGGTTACTGG GCACACCGACGGAGGAGAACTGGCCGGGAATCTCCTCCATCGAAGAGTTCAAATCCTACAACTTCCCCAAATATAAACCACAGCCGTTCATCAACCACGCTCCCAG GCTGGACGGCGAAGGCATCGAGCTGCTGTTGTCTTTCCTCAGA TACGAATCCAAGAAGAGGATCTCAGCCGAGGAGGCGATGAAACAGTCCTACTTCAGGCAGCTCGGGATGAGAGTTCATACACTGCCTGAAA GTGTAtcaatattcacattaaaggaggtgcagctgcagagagacCCCGGCTACAGGAACTCATCGTACCCAGAGTCAG GTAACGGCAAGATCAACAGGAGGCAGAGCATGCTCTTCTAG
- the cdk17 gene encoding cyclin-dependent kinase 17 isoform X2, with translation MEKMKRIKKRLSLTLRSSQTIDESLSELAEQMTIEDGGTKDNDIVHENLKMGSDGESDQASGTSSDEVQSPTGVCLRNRVHRRISMEDLNKRLSLPADIRIPDGYLEKLQLSSPPFDQPLSRRSRRASLSEIGFGKLETYIKLDKLGEGTYATVFKGRSKLTDNLVALKEIRLEHEEGAPCTAIREVSLLKDLKHANIVTLHDIVHTDKSLTLVFEYLDKDLKQYMDDCGNIMSMHNVKVFLFQILRGLSYCHKRKVLHRDLKPQNLLINERGELKLADFGLARAKSVPTKTYSNEVVTLWYRPPDVLLGSSEYSTQIDMWGVGCIFYEMAAGRPLFPGSTVEDELHLIFRLLGTPTEENWPGISSIEEFKSYNFPKYKPQPFINHAPRLDGEGIELLLSFLRYESKKRISAEEAMKQSYFRQLGMRVHTLPESVSIFTLKEVQLQRDPGYRNSSYPESGNGKINRRQSMLF, from the exons ATGGAAAAGATGAAGAGGATTAAGAAGCGTCTGTCGTTAACACTCCGCTCAAGTCAGACCATCGATGAGTCTCTGTCCGAACTGGCCGAGCAGATGACTATCGAGGACGGCGGCACCAAGGACAATG ACATCGTGCATGAGAACCTGAAGATGGGTTCAGACGGGGAGAGCGACCAGGCGTCAGGAACGTCTTCGGACGAGGTTCAGTCTCCAACCGGCGTCTGTCTGAGGAACCGAGTCCACCGGCGAATCTCCATGGAG gacCTCAACAAGCGCTTATCGCTGCCCGCCGACATCCGAATTCCCGACGGCTACCTGGAGaagctgcagctcagcagccCGCCCTTCGACCAGCCGCTCAGCCGCCGCTCCCGCCGAGCCTCActg tCGGAGATCGGTTTCGGGAAGTTGGAGACATACATAAAGCTCGACAAGCTGGGAGAG GGAACCTACGCCACAGTATTTAAAGGACGCAGTAAGCTGACGGACAACCTGGTGGCGTTGAAGGAGATCCGGCTGGAGCACGAAGAGGGAGCGCCGTGCACCGCCATCAGAGAAG tGTCGTTACTGAAGGACCTCAAACACGCCAACATCGTGACGTTACACGACATCGTCCACACCGACAAGAGCCTCACGCTTGTGTTTGAATACCTG GATAAGGATCTGAAGCAGTACATGGATGACTGTGGAAACATCATGAGCATGCACAATGTGAAG GTCTTCCTGTTCCAGATTTTGCGAGGGCTGTCGTATTGTCACAAGAGGAAAGTTCTCCACAGGGACCTGAAGCCCCAGAACCTCCTCATCAATGAGAGAGGAGAGCTCAAACTGGCTGATTTTG GTCTCGCGAGAGCCAAGTCTGTCCCGACTAAAACCTATTCAAACGAGGTGGTGACTCTGTGGTACCGGCCTCCTGATGTTCTTCTGGGTTCTTCAGAGTATTCAACACAAATCGACATGTG gggCGTTGGCTGTATATTCTATGAGATGGCTGCAGGTCGGCCGCTGTTCCCCGGCTCCACAGTGGAGGACGAGCTCCACCTCATCTTCAGGTTACTGG GCACACCGACGGAGGAGAACTGGCCGGGAATCTCCTCCATCGAAGAGTTCAAATCCTACAACTTCCCCAAATATAAACCACAGCCGTTCATCAACCACGCTCCCAG GCTGGACGGCGAAGGCATCGAGCTGCTGTTGTCTTTCCTCAGA TACGAATCCAAGAAGAGGATCTCAGCCGAGGAGGCGATGAAACAGTCCTACTTCAGGCAGCTCGGGATGAGAGTTCATACACTGCCTGAAA GTGTAtcaatattcacattaaaggaggtgcagctgcagagagacCCCGGCTACAGGAACTCATCGTACCCAGAGTCAG GTAACGGCAAGATCAACAGGAGGCAGAGCATGCTCTTCTAG